GGGCCGGCGCTCTGGCGGCGGCGATCTGGCTGGTGGTGGTCGGCGTGCCGCTCTACTACCTGCTCGCCAACAGCTTCTCCAGCCGCTCGAGCTACCTGAGCAGCGGTCCGCTCGCGCCGCCGGCGCACCCCGACTTCGGCAGCTACGCGAACGTGCTCGACTCCGGATTCCTCGGCTACCTGGCCAACACCGCCGCCGTCACGGTCGGCACGGTCGCGATCGTGCTCGCGCTGGCCGCTCCCGCCGCCTACGCGATGGTCCGTGGCCGCAGCCGGGGCATGCGCATCGCCTTCACGGTGATGCTGATGGGCCTGGCCGTGCCCGCGCAGGCGACCATCATCCCGCTGTACTTCCTGATGACGCGGGTGCACATGTACGACTCCCTGCTCGCGATCATTCTGCCCACAGCGGCTTTCTCGCCGCCTATGTCAGTGCTCGTACTGAGCAGCACCATGCGCGACATCCCGGAGTCGCTCTACGAGGCGATGAGCCTGGACGGCGCCACCCCGCGCCGCGTCCTGCGCACGCTGGTGCTCCCGCTGACCCGGCCGGGCCTGCTGACCGTCGGGATCTACACGGCGCTCGGCGCGTGGAACGGATTCCTCTTCCCCCTGGTGCTCACCCAGTCCGACTCGACCCGGGTGCTCACCCTGGGCCTGTGGAACTTCCAGGGCAACCACGGCACGGACGTGCCCTCCACCATGGCCGCCGTGGTGCTCTCCATGCTCCCGCTGCTCGTGCTCTACCTCCTCGGCCGGCGCCACCTGCTGGCCGGGCTGACCGCCGGATTCGGACGCTGATCCACCCACCCCCGCGCAAGGAGACCTCGCGGCGATGCCCGCCGTGACCAACCCCGTCCTGCCCGGCTTCCACCCGGACCCCTCGATCCTGCGGGTCGGGGCGGACTACTACCTCGCCACCTCCACCTTCGAGTGGTACCCGGGAGTGAGCCTGCACCACTCGCGCGATCTCGCGCACTGGCGGCCGCTCGGCGGGGCGCTGACCGAGACCCGGCTGCTCGACCTCGCCGGCGCGCCGGACTCCGGCGGGGTGTGGGCGCCCTGCCTCAGCCATGCGCACGGACGCTTCCACCTGGTGTTCACCAACGTCGCCAGCCACGGCCACGGCTGGTGGGACACCCCGAACTTCGTCACCACGGCCGAATCCGCCGAGGGGCCGTGGACGGACCCGGTCGCCGTGCACGCGCGCGGCTTCGATCCCTCGCTCTTCCACGACGAAGAAGGGTCCTGCTATCTGCTTTCGATGACGGCGGACTGGCATCCGGGCCGCCGGCCCTTCGCCGGCATCCAGATCCAGCCGTACGACTGCGCCGCGGGCAAGCTGACCGGCGATCCGGAGACCATCTTCACCGGAACTCCCGCGGGCATCACCGAGGGCCCGCACCTCTACCGCGTCGACAGCTGGTACTACCTGATGGTGGCGGAGGGCGGCACCGGATACGAGCATCAGGTGACGGTCGCCCGATCACGTGACATATACGGACCCTACGAAGCCGATCCGGCCGGGCCGATGCTGACCGCGCACGGCCATCCGAATCTGGTGCTACAGAAGGCGGGCCACGGCAGTCTGGTGCGCACACAGACCGTCGAGTGGTTCCTCGCCCACCTCACCGCGCGCCCCTACACGCCGCTCGGCAAGTGCGTGCTCGGCCGGGAGACGGCGGTGCAGCGGGTGGAGTGGTCGGCGGACGGCTGGCCGCGCGTCGTCGGTGGGGTGCCGCACGAGCAGGTCGAAGGCCCGGCGTTGCCCGAGCGCCCGTTTCCGCAACCGCCCGCCCACGACGACTTCGACGCGCCCGTGCTCGGTGCGCAATGGAGTACCCTGCGACGTCCGGCGGCGGTCGAGTGGCTGCGCCTGGACGCGCGCCCCTCGCACCTGCGCATCACCGGCGGCCAGTCCCCGCACGGCCCGCGCACCCCGAGCCTGGTGGCGCGGCGGGTGACGGACAGCCGCTGTTCGCTCGCCGTCTCGCTCGATTGCGAGCCTCGCTCGTTCCACCACCTGGCGGTATCACCGCGTACTACAACACCCGAGATTGGCACTACCTCTACGTGACCGTCACTCCCGAGGGACGACGGGAACTGCAGCTGATGACGGAAGACAACGGCTTGCGAACGGCGCACCCCGCCGCGACGGTCGAGGTGCCCGCCGGGCCGCTCGGGCTGCGCGTCGACCTGTCCGGCCCGACCCTGCGCTTCAGCTACGACGCCGGCGAGGGCTGGCGCGGCGTCCCGGTGGAGCTCGACGCCACCATCCTCTCGGACGAGCATGTCGCCCACACCGGCGTCGTCGCCGGGCGCGACCATCCCGGCTTCACCGGCGCTTTCGTCGGCATGTGGGTCATGGACATGGCGGCCGACGGCTTCCACGCCGACTTCGACCACGCGCGGTACGAGGCGATGCCGGCTTTCAGCGGGAGCCCGTCACCTGATGACGCGTCCGCGTAGGACGACCCGGCTGGGCCGGTGCAGGACGGTCGGGTCCTTCGCGGGGTCGGCATCGAAAGCGACGAGGTCGGCGGGCGAGCCGTCGGCGAGCCCGGAGAGGCCGAGCCAGCTTCTCGCCGTCCATGAGGCGGCACCGAGTGCCGCCTCAACCGGCAGGCCCGAGTCGATCAGCCAGCCGACCTCGTCGGCGACCTTGCCGAACTCGAACATGTCCGTGCCGGCGAGGACCGTGACCCCAGCCTCGTGCGCGGCTCGGACCAGGGGCGCCATCCCCAGGCAGCCGCTCAGCAGCCAGTCCCTGCGCAAGCTCGGATCCTTCGTTCGCAGGTTGTCGATCTGGGTGACGAGGACGCTCAACGTCGGGACCAGCGCAGTACCCTGCGCTGCCATCTGGTCGAGGAGCGCCGGGTCGAGGTGCATGCCGTGCTCGAGGCTGTCGGCGCCGGCCAAGACCGCGTTGCGCGATCCTTCCGCGGTCTGGCAGTGCACGGCGACCTTGCCGCCGATCGCGTGCACGGCCTCGGTCACGGAACGCAGCAGGTGCAGCGGCACGGCCGGGTCGTCGGGCATCCAGTCGCCGATCACCTTGCACCAGCCGGATGACGCGCCCGCCGGAACAGCGTGAAGCGGCCCCGTCGTCGATACGACGGGGCCGCTCGGATTCCGCTCGGATGATCGGGCCGGGCGTCAGCCGCTCGTGCAGCTCGCTCCGTTCAGAGCGAAGTTGGTCGGGGCGGCGGTGTTGCCGGTGTGGTTGGCCTGGAACCCGAAGCTGGTGGTCGCGCCGGGGGCGATGGTCCCGTTGTAGCTGAGGTTCGCCGCCGACACGGAACCGGAGCTCGGGGAGATCGTGGCGTTCCACGCGTTGGTGATCGTCTGGCCGGACGCCAGGGTGAAGGTCAGCTTCCAGCCGTTGATCGTGCTCGTGCCGGTGTTCTTGACGGTGATCTGCTCGGTCAGGCCGGTGTTCCAGGCGCTGACCACATCAGAGACCGAACACGTCCCGGCCGCGCCGGAGGTGGGCGGAGCACTGCTCGGCGGGGCGCTGCTCGGCGGCGCGGAGCTGGGCGGGGTGGTCGGCGGCGGGGTCACCGAGGTGCCGCCGAGGGCGTTGACCACGGCGGTGTACGCGGGCTTGGGCTGGTAGTTCTGGTCGAACATGGTCGCGGCGCCCTGGCCGGAGAAGGTGCCGGGCACCCACGAGTCGGCGTCGCCCACGCCCCACTGGCTCACGCCGACGCAGCGCGTCACGCCGAGGCAGTCCTTGACCACGTTGGCGAAGTCCGTGGCCTGCTGTTGCAGGTTGGCCGAGGTGGCCGGCAGGGTGATCCGGTCGTCGAGCTCGGTGACGGCGACGTCCAGGCCGAGGCTGGCGAAACGCTGCATGTTCGCCTGCATGTCCGAGGGGACCTGGCCCAGGATGAAGTGGCTCTCGAAGCCGATTCCATTGAGCGGCACGCCCTGCGAGAGCAGCGACTGGGCCAGCGAGTACATCGCGTTGCTCTTCGCGTTCTCGCCCTCGATGTTGTAGTCGTTGAGGTAGAGCTTCGCGTTCGGGTCGGCCGCGTGCGCGGTGCGCAGCGCGTCGGCGATGTAGCCCACGCCCATGGCGTTGTAGAAGGCGTCCGAGACGTACGAGCCGTCGCCGTTGAACGGCTCGTTGACCACGTCCCAGCTGTAGACCTCGCCCTTGTAGTGGGTGACCTCGGTGGTGATGTGGGCTTCCATCGCGGCCTGCACCTGGGTGCTGGGCAGGCTGGAGACCCACGAGGGC
This genomic window from Actinospica robiniae DSM 44927 contains:
- a CDS encoding carbohydrate ABC transporter permease, with amino-acid sequence MSSSATAAARRRTRTASPARLERHGRRDRPNWAGALAAAIWLVVVGVPLYYLLANSFSSRSSYLSSGPLAPPAHPDFGSYANVLDSGFLGYLANTAAVTVGTVAIVLALAAPAAYAMVRGRSRGMRIAFTVMLMGLAVPAQATIIPLYFLMTRVHMYDSLLAIILPTAAFSPPMSVLVLSSTMRDIPESLYEAMSLDGATPRRVLRTLVLPLTRPGLLTVGIYTALGAWNGFLFPLVLTQSDSTRVLTLGLWNFQGNHGTDVPSTMAAVVLSMLPLLVLYLLGRRHLLAGLTAGFGR
- a CDS encoding amidohydrolase family protein; protein product: MPDDPAVPLHLLRSVTEAVHAIGGKVAVHCQTAEGSRNAVLAGADSLEHGMHLDPALLDQMAAQGTALVPTLSVLVTQIDNLRTKDPSLRRDWLLSGCLGMAPLVRAAHEAGVTVLAGTDMFEFGKVADEVGWLIDSGLPVEAALGAASWTARSWLGLSGLADGSPADLVAFDADPAKDPTVLHRPSRVVLRGRVIR
- a CDS encoding endo-1,4-beta-xylanase; translation: MRSDPHARPGRTTTPATAAEPLPWHSRRLTAAAGAVTAVVLAAGATLLSAAGPANAATSLGSLAAAQGGRYFGTALTQSNLSNSALTAVANAQFNMVTPGNEMKWDTTEPSNGSYNFGPGDQIVSYAQAHGMKVRGHNLVWQSQLPSWVSSLPSTQVQAAMEAHITTEVTHYKGEVYSWDVVNEPFNGDGSYVSDAFYNAMGVGYIADALRTAHAADPNAKLYLNDYNIEGENAKSNAMYSLAQSLLSQGVPLNGIGFESHFILGQVPSDMQANMQRFASLGLDVAVTELDDRITLPATSANLQQQATDFANVVKDCLGVTRCVGVSQWGVGDADSWVPGTFSGQGAATMFDQNYQPKPAYTAVVNALGGTSVTPPPTTPPSSAPPSSAPPSSAPPTSGAAGTCSVSDVVSAWNTGLTEQITVKNTGTSTINGWKLTFTLASGQTITNAWNATISPSSGSVSAANLSYNGTIAPGATTSFGFQANHTGNTAAPTNFALNGASCTSG